Proteins from a single region of Flavobacterium sp.:
- a CDS encoding integrase core domain-containing protein yields MRNNSQDSTLERNYLEKYRFLIKEYEQVKNKTHPLHKKAMDFYKANDTCRKSFLKYYNRYKQSGKSLDLLPQKRGPKYKTRRPLPFIERKVIELREKGNNKYEIVSILKPKLGKNTPSYSGVYNILKRNKINRLTPKIKKNHQKIIKERMGQLGHIDCHHLSKSIIKGENRKLYLVCIIDDYSRIAWAELIPDITSLTVMFASLKCLNILSDHYEIKFEEILSDNGPEFGIKTSQQKYNHPFERMLMELGIVHRHTKPYRPQTNGKVERFWRTLEDDLLRETDFDSLEELKEELLQYLYYYNHERPHQGIDGKKPIEMINPLPK; encoded by the coding sequence AGCAAGTAAAAAACAAGACTCATCCGTTGCATAAAAAGGCGATGGATTTTTACAAGGCAAATGACACCTGCAGAAAAAGCTTCTTAAAGTATTATAACCGTTATAAGCAGAGCGGTAAGTCTTTGGATCTGCTTCCTCAGAAGCGTGGTCCAAAATACAAGACAAGACGTCCTCTGCCATTTATAGAACGAAAAGTAATTGAATTAAGGGAAAAAGGAAACAACAAATATGAAATTGTTAGTATCTTAAAGCCAAAATTAGGAAAAAACACACCTTCATATTCAGGAGTTTATAATATTTTAAAGCGTAATAAAATAAACAGGTTAACTCCGAAGATTAAAAAGAATCATCAAAAAATAATCAAGGAAAGAATGGGACAGCTTGGTCATATTGATTGTCATCACTTAAGCAAAAGCATCATAAAAGGAGAAAATCGAAAATTGTACTTAGTATGTATAATTGACGACTACAGCCGGATTGCCTGGGCAGAATTAATCCCAGACATCACTAGTTTAACGGTTATGTTTGCGTCATTAAAATGCTTAAACATCTTAAGCGATCATTATGAGATAAAATTTGAAGAGATTTTATCTGACAATGGACCTGAATTTGGAATCAAAACCAGCCAGCAGAAATATAACCATCCTTTTGAGAGAATGCTTATGGAATTGGGAATTGTTCACAGACATACAAAACCTTATAGACCACAGACAAACGGGAAGGTCGAACGCTTCTGGCGAACTCTTGAAGATGATCTGCTCAGAGAAACTGATTTTGATTCTTTGGAAGAACTAAAAGAAGAATTATTACAATATTTATATTACTATAATCACGAAAGGCCACATCAGGGAATTGATGGAAAAAAGCCAATCGAAATGATAAATCCGTTACCGAAATAA